A genomic segment from Toxotes jaculatrix isolate fToxJac2 chromosome 6, fToxJac2.pri, whole genome shotgun sequence encodes:
- the LOC121183315 gene encoding keratin-associated protein 4-11-like, which translates to YCNSTYCSSTYCSSTCCNSTCCNSTCCNSTCCSSTCCNSTYCSSTYCSSTCCNSTCCSSTYCSSTYCSSTCCNCTYCNSTCCNSTYCNSTYCSSTCCSSTCCNSTCCNSTCCNSTCCSSTCCSSTCCNSTCLLTFFPKHSTCFSSPPTPL; encoded by the exons TACTGTAActctacatactgtagctctacatactgtagctctacATGCTGTAACTCTACATGCTGTAACTCTACATGCTGTAACTCTACATGCTGTAGCTCTACATGCTGTAActctacatactgtagctctacatactgtagctctacATGCTGTAACTCTACATGCTGTAGctctacatactgtagctctacatactgtagctctacatgctgtaactgtacatactgtaactCTACATGCTGTAACTCTACATACTGTAActctacatactgtagctctacATGCTGTAGCTCTACATGCTGTAACTCTACATGCTGTAACTCTACATGCTGTAACTCTACATGCTGTAGCTCTACATGCTGTAGCTCTACATGCTGTAACTCTACATGCT TATTGACCTTCTTTCCCAAGCACTCcacctgtttttcctctcctcccactccACTGTAG